From Primulina huaijiensis isolate GDHJ02 chromosome 15, ASM1229523v2, whole genome shotgun sequence, one genomic window encodes:
- the LOC140958741 gene encoding uncharacterized protein isoform X2 produces the protein MKNGSLTSWNPLSYCYSTGNLDPKGSRNFVSFVGNHGTNVNFKGAHFVRLRSLRCNLEDIDFEERKSPSEIADLLDCTSWSGAGRGLMDAVTKGALQAGKPVGGFKIAKEAGEWVATNLHPYLQTENYLTCRFFSARKHGLADAAVRATSSDRTAVVALPGGIGTLDEVFEILTLIQLERIGSRFPVPFLLMNYDSFYSKLLDFLSNCEGWGTISHGEIAQLWKVCSNNSDALSYLAEFYGL, from the exons ATGAAAAATGGGTCGCTCACTAGTTGGAACCCATTATCCTACTGTTATTCCACTGGAAATCTTGATCCAAAGGGATCGAGAAATTTCGTGTCTTTTGTAGGAAACCATGGAACAAATGTGAATTTCAAGGGTGCTCATTTTGTCAGGTTGAGGTCGCTTCGCTGTAATCTTGAAGATATTGATTTTGAGGAGAGAAAAAGCCCGTCTGAG ATTGCAGACCTATTAGATTGTACTTCATGGTCAGGAGCTGGTCGGGGGCTCATGGATGCCGTAACTAAAGGTGCTCTCCAAGCAGGGAAGCCTGTTGGTGGATTTAAGATTGCCAAAGAAGCTGGGGAATGGGTGGCGACGAATTTACATCCGTATCTTCAAACAGAAAACTATCTTACTTGCAG GTTCTTTTCTGCAAGGAAGCATGGGCTGGCGGATGCTGCTGTTAGAGCTACTAGTTCAGATAGAACAGCTGTTGTGGCTCTTCCCGGTGGCATTGGCACTCTAGATGAGGTATTCGAGATCTTGACGTTGATTCAACTCGAAAGAATCGGATCAAGGTTTCCTGTACCGTTTTTGTTGATGAACTATGATTCCTTCTACTCCAAGCTGCTGGATTTTCTGAGCAATTGTGAGGGCTGGGGTACGATCTCCCATGGTGAAATAGCGCAGCTCTGGAAAGTTTGTAGCAATAATTCAGATGCTTTGAGCTACCTAGCAGAATTTTACGGCCTCTGA
- the LOC140958741 gene encoding probable cytokinin riboside 5'-monophosphate phosphoribohydrolase LOGL10 isoform X1: MKNGSLTSWNPLSYCYSTGNLDPKGSRNFVSFVGNHGTNVNFKGAHFVRLRSLRCNLEDIDFEERKSPSEVKKEIEQCYKLIRRLHRGVVYLGSSRLGPDHPHYKQSFELGKEIADLLDCTSWSGAGRGLMDAVTKGALQAGKPVGGFKIAKEAGEWVATNLHPYLQTENYLTCRFFSARKHGLADAAVRATSSDRTAVVALPGGIGTLDEVFEILTLIQLERIGSRFPVPFLLMNYDSFYSKLLDFLSNCEGWGTISHGEIAQLWKVCSNNSDALSYLAEFYGL, translated from the exons ATGAAAAATGGGTCGCTCACTAGTTGGAACCCATTATCCTACTGTTATTCCACTGGAAATCTTGATCCAAAGGGATCGAGAAATTTCGTGTCTTTTGTAGGAAACCATGGAACAAATGTGAATTTCAAGGGTGCTCATTTTGTCAGGTTGAGGTCGCTTCGCTGTAATCTTGAAGATATTGATTTTGAGGAGAGAAAAAGCCCGTCTGAG GTCAAGAAAGAAATCGAGCAATGCTACAAACTTATAAGAAGGCTTCACAGAGGTGTTGTATATTTGGGTTCATCGAGGTTGGGACCTGACCACCCACATTACAAACAGTCGTTTGAGTTGGGGAAGGAG ATTGCAGACCTATTAGATTGTACTTCATGGTCAGGAGCTGGTCGGGGGCTCATGGATGCCGTAACTAAAGGTGCTCTCCAAGCAGGGAAGCCTGTTGGTGGATTTAAGATTGCCAAAGAAGCTGGGGAATGGGTGGCGACGAATTTACATCCGTATCTTCAAACAGAAAACTATCTTACTTGCAG GTTCTTTTCTGCAAGGAAGCATGGGCTGGCGGATGCTGCTGTTAGAGCTACTAGTTCAGATAGAACAGCTGTTGTGGCTCTTCCCGGTGGCATTGGCACTCTAGATGAGGTATTCGAGATCTTGACGTTGATTCAACTCGAAAGAATCGGATCAAGGTTTCCTGTACCGTTTTTGTTGATGAACTATGATTCCTTCTACTCCAAGCTGCTGGATTTTCTGAGCAATTGTGAGGGCTGGGGTACGATCTCCCATGGTGAAATAGCGCAGCTCTGGAAAGTTTGTAGCAATAATTCAGATGCTTTGAGCTACCTAGCAGAATTTTACGGCCTCTGA
- the LOC140959153 gene encoding pentatricopeptide repeat-containing protein At4g04790, mitochondrial-like isoform X1: MPASTAENLVYLFRSAARLSLNRSKTSAAVSKKKLSSSSVASAADDAALKKYVSSINSSSPSVSEAANRLVKTFKSPPLTRPAEISHSTLHDIVSEGLRLGCKNGDDESGKQLATEASSLLYDELNLDWDDQSEDEQPLGNVLTFPWMARLSNNNISFRRKEVSRGRKQKWVFKNTQTCRFGRLVKMCGAKLGPDATLDIFGRLGRETGLKEYNALIRICIEKARDATDEEVSLEQIYKAHQIFKSVRETGFKIEEEMYGQFLMYLVDFGMVEEFFFFLDLIKDENPETLSRLSYYEMLLWIRVNNEVKIQELCRAFVEDNFEDKFYFRENILLALCESSRKEELIILLNTFDITKVTSDVLLVNIFKSLGKFLLEPVADKFLLALKSTDISAENISKFIYEYVISIPNLAVDDVIVKFHGLLAKLEVLPTSAQYEKLIRYSCDILKVHEALSLADEAWKSDLTLTLETFHVILDACDRSCEYNMVHQINSMIYHHNLKPNNETFRMMIQLCVKMKDFQGAYGIISDLLTMKLMPTASMFNVIMAGYFREKNTSCAMRVLEQMEDAEVKPDAMTFACLISNSQSEKQITKNYNDMLDSGIQPIKQVFMALVNAYAACGEFDKAEKVIFDKRIPVKNFNEIKGVLVGALASHGQLSGALKLYEEIKEADCHLDPKAIRCLIEHFQSKGELNRLLQLLEELTSSPYWVDACFRVISYCVQHEHLRSTLDLLKQVKDKFSNCQVATEVLFDEVFCFIVEKEGKDMQFGLNLLQAIKSELAVRPSRKSLDFLLSACVNCKDAKTAFAIWEEYKKAGLPYNVLSFVRMYQALLASGERVSAAKMLNKISKDDPHVLCVIQACQKTYLKPSSVEKNQKKKKKALAATLGLLDGLETRPGNKG, encoded by the exons ATGCCCGCCTCAACGGCCGAAAACCTAGTGTATCTCTTCCGCTCTGCCGCTAGATTATCTCTCAATCGCTCCAAAACCTCCGCCGCCGTCTCCAAGAAGAAGCTCTCCTCTTCATCTGTAGCCTCTGCTGCCGACGACGCCGCTCTGAAAAAGTACGTGTCCTCTATTAACTCATCCTCCCCTTCGGTCTCCGAAGCAGCCAACCGTCTTGTCAAGACCTTTAAATCGCCGCCGTTAACTCGTCCTGCTGAGATTTCTCATTCTACTCTCCATGATATTGTTAGCGAAGGCTTACGACTAGGTTGTAAGAATGGCGATG aTGAATCAGGAAAGCAGCTTGCAACAGAAGCATCTAGTTTATTGTATG ATGAACTGAACTTGGATTGGGATGATCAATCAGAGGATGAGCAACCGCTGGGTAATGTTTTGACCTTTCCATGGATGGCAAGATTGTCAAACAACAACATATCATTTCGAAGAAAAGAAGTCTCACGAGGGAGGAAGCAGAAATGGGTTTTCAAAAACACACAGACTTGCCGCTTTGGTAGGTTGGTCAAAATGTGTGGAGCAAAGCTTGGGCCAGATGCTACCCTCGATATATTTGGGAGACTTGGACGGGAAACTGGCTTGAAGGAGTACAACGCCTTAATTAGAATTTGTATAGAGAAAGCCAGGGATGCCACGGATGAAGAAGTCTCCCTTGAGCAGATCTATAAGGCCCATCAAATTTTCAAGTCAGTGAGGGAAACAGGCTttaaaattgaagaagaaatgtatGGACAATTTCTGATGTATTTGGTCGATTTTGGTATGGTTGAAgaattctttttctttcttgacCTCATCAAAGACGAGAACCCTGAAACACTTTCACGATTATCTTATTATGAAATGCTGTTGTGGATTAGAGTCAATAACGAAGTAAAAATACAAGAACTCTGTCGTGCTTTTGTGGAGGACAATTTTgaagataaattttattttcgag AAAATATATTGTTGGCATTGTGTGAAAGCAGCCGAAAAGAAGAGTTAATTATACTATTGAATACTTTCGACATAACTAAAGTTACCTCAGATGTACTTTTGGTGAATATCTTCAAGTCCCTGGGGAAGTTTTTACTGGAACCTGTCGCAGATAAATTCCTACTGGCTTTGAAAAGCACTG ATATCAGTGCGGAAAACATTTCGAAGTTCATCTATGAATATGTAATTAGCATTCCAAATTTAGCG GTCGACGATGTCATTGTAAAATTCCATGGATTACTTGCCAAATTGGAAGTTTTACCCACTTCTGCGCAATATGAGAAGCTCATAAGATATTCTTGTGATATCCTCAAG GTACACGAGGCACTCAGTTTAGCTGATGAGGCTTGGAAGTCTGATTTGACTTTGACGTTAGAGACATTTCATGTAATATTAGACGCATGTGACCGGAGCTGTGAATATAACATG GTTCATCAAATCAATTCAATGATATATCACCACAATCTGAAGCCAAATAATGAGACCTTCAGGATGATGATACAGCTATGCGTGAAGATGAAAGAT TTTCAGGGAGCTTATGGAATTATCAGTGATCTACTAACAATGAAGTTAATGCCAACAGCAAGCATGTTCAATGTTATAATGGCTGGATATTTCCGTGAG AAAAACACCTCTTGTGCTATGCGTGTTCTTGAACAGATGGAAGACGCTGAAGTGAAACCAGATGCCATGACTTTTGCCTGTCTGATAAGTAACAGCCAGAGTGAGAAGCAGATAACTAAG AACTATAATGACATGCTTGACTCGGGAATTCAACCCATAAAGCAGGTTTTCATGGCCCTTGTGAATGCATATGCTGCCTGTGGTGAATTCGATAAGGCTGAGAAG GTTATCTTTGACAAAAGAATTCCAGTGAAGAACTTTAATGAAATTAAGGGTGTTCTTGTTGGAGCTCTTGCATCCCATGGGCAGTTATCTGGTGCTCTTAAACTGTATGAAGAGATCAAAGAAGCTGACTGCCACCTGGACCCTAAAGCTATTAGATGTCTTATT GAACATTTTCAATCCAAAGGAGAATTGAATAGATTGCTTCAGCTGCTCGAGGAATTAACCAGTTCACCTTATTGGGTTGATGCCTGCTTCAGGGTCATATCATATTGTGTTCAACATGAACATCTAAG ATCTACACTTGATTTACTCAAGCAAGTCAAGGATAAATTCAGCAACTGTCAAGTTGCTACAGAAGTTCTGTTTGATGAG GTATTTTGCTTTATTGTGGAGAAAGAGGGCAAGGACATGCAATTTGGTCTTAATTTACTTCAAGCTATTAAGTCCGAATTAGCTGTTCGCCCTTCAAGGAAAAGTCTTGATTTTCTCCTGAGTGCTTGTGTGAATTGCAAGGATGCCAAAACTGCGTTTGCTATTTGGGAAGAATACAAGAAAGCTGGCCTGCCGTACAATGTTTTAAGTTTTGTAAG GATGTACCAGGCTCTTTTGGCTTCAGGAGAACGAGTATCTGCAGCAAAAATGCTTAATAAGATATCAAAAGACGACCCCCATGTCCTTTGCGTCATCCAAGCGTGCCAAAAAACGTACCTGAAACCTTCATCTGTTGAAAAgaatcaaaagaaaaagaagaaggcATTAGCAGCAACTTTGGGGTTGCTAGATGGTTTAGAAACCAGACCGGGAAACAAAG GTTGA
- the LOC140959153 gene encoding pentatricopeptide repeat-containing protein At4g04790, mitochondrial-like isoform X2 yields the protein MPASTAENLVYLFRSAARLSLNRSKTSAAVSKKKLSSSSVASAADDAALKKYVSSINSSSPSVSEAANRLVKTFKSPPLTRPAEISHSTLHDIVSEGLRLDESGKQLATEASSLLYDELNLDWDDQSEDEQPLGNVLTFPWMARLSNNNISFRRKEVSRGRKQKWVFKNTQTCRFGRLVKMCGAKLGPDATLDIFGRLGRETGLKEYNALIRICIEKARDATDEEVSLEQIYKAHQIFKSVRETGFKIEEEMYGQFLMYLVDFGMVEEFFFFLDLIKDENPETLSRLSYYEMLLWIRVNNEVKIQELCRAFVEDNFEDKFYFRENILLALCESSRKEELIILLNTFDITKVTSDVLLVNIFKSLGKFLLEPVADKFLLALKSTDISAENISKFIYEYVISIPNLAVDDVIVKFHGLLAKLEVLPTSAQYEKLIRYSCDILKVHEALSLADEAWKSDLTLTLETFHVILDACDRSCEYNMVHQINSMIYHHNLKPNNETFRMMIQLCVKMKDFQGAYGIISDLLTMKLMPTASMFNVIMAGYFREKNTSCAMRVLEQMEDAEVKPDAMTFACLISNSQSEKQITKNYNDMLDSGIQPIKQVFMALVNAYAACGEFDKAEKVIFDKRIPVKNFNEIKGVLVGALASHGQLSGALKLYEEIKEADCHLDPKAIRCLIEHFQSKGELNRLLQLLEELTSSPYWVDACFRVISYCVQHEHLRSTLDLLKQVKDKFSNCQVATEVLFDEVFCFIVEKEGKDMQFGLNLLQAIKSELAVRPSRKSLDFLLSACVNCKDAKTAFAIWEEYKKAGLPYNVLSFVRMYQALLASGERVSAAKMLNKISKDDPHVLCVIQACQKTYLKPSSVEKNQKKKKKALAATLGLLDGLETRPGNKG from the exons ATGCCCGCCTCAACGGCCGAAAACCTAGTGTATCTCTTCCGCTCTGCCGCTAGATTATCTCTCAATCGCTCCAAAACCTCCGCCGCCGTCTCCAAGAAGAAGCTCTCCTCTTCATCTGTAGCCTCTGCTGCCGACGACGCCGCTCTGAAAAAGTACGTGTCCTCTATTAACTCATCCTCCCCTTCGGTCTCCGAAGCAGCCAACCGTCTTGTCAAGACCTTTAAATCGCCGCCGTTAACTCGTCCTGCTGAGATTTCTCATTCTACTCTCCATGATATTGTTAGCGAAGGCTTACGACTAG aTGAATCAGGAAAGCAGCTTGCAACAGAAGCATCTAGTTTATTGTATG ATGAACTGAACTTGGATTGGGATGATCAATCAGAGGATGAGCAACCGCTGGGTAATGTTTTGACCTTTCCATGGATGGCAAGATTGTCAAACAACAACATATCATTTCGAAGAAAAGAAGTCTCACGAGGGAGGAAGCAGAAATGGGTTTTCAAAAACACACAGACTTGCCGCTTTGGTAGGTTGGTCAAAATGTGTGGAGCAAAGCTTGGGCCAGATGCTACCCTCGATATATTTGGGAGACTTGGACGGGAAACTGGCTTGAAGGAGTACAACGCCTTAATTAGAATTTGTATAGAGAAAGCCAGGGATGCCACGGATGAAGAAGTCTCCCTTGAGCAGATCTATAAGGCCCATCAAATTTTCAAGTCAGTGAGGGAAACAGGCTttaaaattgaagaagaaatgtatGGACAATTTCTGATGTATTTGGTCGATTTTGGTATGGTTGAAgaattctttttctttcttgacCTCATCAAAGACGAGAACCCTGAAACACTTTCACGATTATCTTATTATGAAATGCTGTTGTGGATTAGAGTCAATAACGAAGTAAAAATACAAGAACTCTGTCGTGCTTTTGTGGAGGACAATTTTgaagataaattttattttcgag AAAATATATTGTTGGCATTGTGTGAAAGCAGCCGAAAAGAAGAGTTAATTATACTATTGAATACTTTCGACATAACTAAAGTTACCTCAGATGTACTTTTGGTGAATATCTTCAAGTCCCTGGGGAAGTTTTTACTGGAACCTGTCGCAGATAAATTCCTACTGGCTTTGAAAAGCACTG ATATCAGTGCGGAAAACATTTCGAAGTTCATCTATGAATATGTAATTAGCATTCCAAATTTAGCG GTCGACGATGTCATTGTAAAATTCCATGGATTACTTGCCAAATTGGAAGTTTTACCCACTTCTGCGCAATATGAGAAGCTCATAAGATATTCTTGTGATATCCTCAAG GTACACGAGGCACTCAGTTTAGCTGATGAGGCTTGGAAGTCTGATTTGACTTTGACGTTAGAGACATTTCATGTAATATTAGACGCATGTGACCGGAGCTGTGAATATAACATG GTTCATCAAATCAATTCAATGATATATCACCACAATCTGAAGCCAAATAATGAGACCTTCAGGATGATGATACAGCTATGCGTGAAGATGAAAGAT TTTCAGGGAGCTTATGGAATTATCAGTGATCTACTAACAATGAAGTTAATGCCAACAGCAAGCATGTTCAATGTTATAATGGCTGGATATTTCCGTGAG AAAAACACCTCTTGTGCTATGCGTGTTCTTGAACAGATGGAAGACGCTGAAGTGAAACCAGATGCCATGACTTTTGCCTGTCTGATAAGTAACAGCCAGAGTGAGAAGCAGATAACTAAG AACTATAATGACATGCTTGACTCGGGAATTCAACCCATAAAGCAGGTTTTCATGGCCCTTGTGAATGCATATGCTGCCTGTGGTGAATTCGATAAGGCTGAGAAG GTTATCTTTGACAAAAGAATTCCAGTGAAGAACTTTAATGAAATTAAGGGTGTTCTTGTTGGAGCTCTTGCATCCCATGGGCAGTTATCTGGTGCTCTTAAACTGTATGAAGAGATCAAAGAAGCTGACTGCCACCTGGACCCTAAAGCTATTAGATGTCTTATT GAACATTTTCAATCCAAAGGAGAATTGAATAGATTGCTTCAGCTGCTCGAGGAATTAACCAGTTCACCTTATTGGGTTGATGCCTGCTTCAGGGTCATATCATATTGTGTTCAACATGAACATCTAAG ATCTACACTTGATTTACTCAAGCAAGTCAAGGATAAATTCAGCAACTGTCAAGTTGCTACAGAAGTTCTGTTTGATGAG GTATTTTGCTTTATTGTGGAGAAAGAGGGCAAGGACATGCAATTTGGTCTTAATTTACTTCAAGCTATTAAGTCCGAATTAGCTGTTCGCCCTTCAAGGAAAAGTCTTGATTTTCTCCTGAGTGCTTGTGTGAATTGCAAGGATGCCAAAACTGCGTTTGCTATTTGGGAAGAATACAAGAAAGCTGGCCTGCCGTACAATGTTTTAAGTTTTGTAAG GATGTACCAGGCTCTTTTGGCTTCAGGAGAACGAGTATCTGCAGCAAAAATGCTTAATAAGATATCAAAAGACGACCCCCATGTCCTTTGCGTCATCCAAGCGTGCCAAAAAACGTACCTGAAACCTTCATCTGTTGAAAAgaatcaaaagaaaaagaagaaggcATTAGCAGCAACTTTGGGGTTGCTAGATGGTTTAGAAACCAGACCGGGAAACAAAG GTTGA
- the LOC140958979 gene encoding autophagy-related protein 18f-like — MRNDIQRCGGDGGAIAPRQGKGNNGIIPNSFKAISSYLRIVSSGASTVASTVRSAATAASAVVERDIETNTEQVSWAGFDKIEFERGVTRKVLLLGYSYGFQVWDVEVADNVHSLVSRNDGPVSFMQMVPKPVAAKQSVDKFAESRPLLIICADGSFSGGNSVQEGSVTPFNGAVHGHLNDSSVPTVVWFYSLRSQSYVHLLRFRSVVHLVRCSSRVVAVLQWSQIHCFDAATLEREYTILTNPVVTGSYGAGNIGLGPLAVGPRWMAYSGSQVAISESGRVSPQQLAPSATFPNSASNGSLVAHYAKESSKQLAAGFMTLGDMGYKKLSRYYSELLSEGNNCQSGAARLKLQGVANGHMPDADNVGMVIVRDIVSKTVIAQFRAHKSPILSLCFDPSGTLLVTASVQGHNINVFRILPGLSGGSSRCVHESSYVHLYRLQRGFTNAVIQDISFSMDSQWIMISSSRGTSHLFSISPSGNCAVPSDSCLSARNTASSLMTMPAVHGSQNSGLQVLTPQSFCVSGSPITLSAVSRIRNGNNGWRSTVSGAAAAATGRVSSLSGTIASAFHNCKGNDTCTDASSMKKCYYLLVFSPSGSMIQYALQLSPAFSGMTTLPGSNVTCESGLDCDARLLIDAIQKWNICQKQNRKDREDNFDLYGENGNSSSSKVYPERMRQENSMLSNVTSRFATEERNPHHMYISEVELQMHQSQNPLWGRSEINFQSILANGFNVDEESSSGGEIELENFPIRVIEARSKNLVPVFDFLQAPKIRHGRIPLMNSGNNGHLHYQGLEASEDVKLSCIQGSCSLEPIPNGQHFVNQSNNDAVEAGPFGLHLITDTSRGYVNTNNSPVANTQLDTVNMKENSVKSSQEHDEFD; from the exons ATGAGGAATGATATTCAGAGATGTGGCGGTGATGGTGGAGCAATCGCCCCACGTCAGGGAAAAGGGAATAATGGGATTATTCCCAACTCGTTTAAAGCTATTTCAAGCTACCTGAGGATTGTTTCTTCGGGTGCATCCACCGTGGCGTCCACCGTGAGGTCTGCTGCTACTGCTGCATCGGCTGTTGTAGAAAGGGACATCGAGACAAACACTGAGCAG GTATCCTGGGCTGGCTTTGACAAAATAGAATTTGAAAGAGGTGTCACTAGGAAAGTACTCTTGCTGGGGTACAGCTATGGCTTCCAGGTTTGGGATGTCGAAGTAGCAGACAATGTACACAGCCTAGTCTCCAGGAATGATGGCCCAGTTTCATTCATGCAAATGGTACCAAAACCGGTGGCAGCAAAGCAATCTGTGGATAAGTTTGCAGAAAGCCGCCCACTACTGATTATTTGTGCCGATGGATCCTTTTCTGGCGGTAATAGTGTTCAGGAGGGATCAGTTACTCCCTTTAATGGGGCCGTCCATGGGCATCTTAATGATAGTTCTGTGCCAACTGTAGTTTGGTTTTATTCCTTGAGATCTCAATCATATGTACATCTATTAAGGTTTAGATCAGTTGTTCATTTAGTGCGATGCAGCTCTCGAGTTGTTGCCGTTTTACAGTGGAGTCAG ATACATTGCTTTGACGCTGCTACCTTAGAGAGAGAGTATACGATCCTTACAAATCCGGTTGTTACTGGGAGTTATGGAGCTGGAAATATAGGCTTGGGGCCCCTTGCAGTGGGTCCTCGGTGGATGGCTTATAGTGGGAGTCAAGTTGCGATTTCAGAATCTGGTCGCGTGAGTCCGCAGCAACTTGCTCCCTCGGCTACTTTCCCTAATTCTGCTTCAAATGGAAGCCTTGTTGCACATTATGCAAAAGAGTCAAGCAAGCAACTTGCTGCTGGTTTTATGACTTTAGGGGACATGGGTTATAAGAAGCTATCAAGATACTATTCTGAACTGTTATCTGAAGGTAACAATTGCCAATCAGGGGCTGCTAGACTGAAGTTACAAGGTGTTGCAAATGGACATATGCCAGATGCCGACAATGTTGGCATG GTGATTGTCAGAGATATAGTCAGCAAAACCGTGATAGCGCAGTTTAGGGCTCATAAGAGTCCTATTTTATCATTGTGCTTTGATCCCAGTGGCACTCTTTTAGTGACAGCTTCAGTTCAGGGGCACAACATAAATGTGTTTCGCATACTGCCTGGACTTTCTGGGGGTTCCTCGAGATGTGTTCATGAATCATCTTATGTCCATCTTTACAGGCTGCAGCGCGGTTTCACAAATGCT GTTATACAAGACATAAGTTTTAGTATGGATAGCCAATGGATTATGATCAGTTCGTCAAGAGGGACGAGCCACCTTTTTTCTATATCACCTTCAGGCAATTGTGCTGTACCTTCTGATTCTTGTCTTAGTGCCAGAAATACTGCATCCAGCCTGATGACAATGCCTGCAGTTCATGGATCGCAAAATTCAGGATTGCAGGTGCTAACTCCGCAGAGCTTTTGTGTGTCTGGATCTCCGATTACACTTTCCGCCGTTAGCCGGATACGGAATGGAAATAATGGTTGGAGAAGTACTGTTAGTGGTGCCGCTGCAGCTGCAACTGGACGGGTGAGCTCTCTCTCTGGAACAATTGCATCAGCCTTTCACAACTGCAAAGGCAATGATACATGTACAGATGCGAGTTCAATGAAGAAGTGTTATTATCTGCTTGTTTTCTCTCCTTCTGGTTCCATGATACAGTATGCACTTCAACTTTCTCCTGCTTTTAGTGGTATGACGACTTTACCTGGATCAAATGTCACTTGTGAATCTGGTCTTGACTGTGATGCAAGATTACTGATTGATGCAATCCAAAAGTGGAATATTTGTCAAAAGCAGAATCGGAAGGATCGAGAAGATAATTTTGACTTATATGGTGAAAATGGAAATTCAAGTAGCAGTAAAGTATACCCGGAAAGAATGAGACAAGAAAACAGTATGCTTTCTAATGTCACAAGTAGGTTTGCCACTGAAGAAAGGAATCCACACCATATGTATATATCTGAAGTTGAGCTCCAGATGCATCAGAGCCAAAATCCATTGTGGGGGAGATCTGAG ATAAATTTTCAGTCAATCCTGGCTAATGGCTTTAACGTGGACGAAGAAAGTAGTAGTGGTGGAGAAATCGAGCTTGAAAATTTTCCCATTCGTGTTATTGAAGCAAGGTCAAAAAACTTGGTTCCTGTTTTCGATTTTCTTCAAGCTCCCAAAATTCGACATGGGAG GATTCCTCTGATGAATAGTGGCAACAATGGACACTTGCACTATCAGGGACTTGAGGCCTCCGAGGATGTCAAACTTTCCTGCATTCAGGGTTCTTGTTCTCTTGAACCCATACCCAATGGCCAACATTTTGTGAATCAATCGAACAATGATGCTGTTGAAGCAGGGCCCTTTGGTCTTCACTTGATCACTGATACAAGCAGGGGCTATGTAAATACTAACAATAGCCCAGTAGCAAACACTCAGCTTGATACTGTAAATATGAAGGAGAACTCTGTGAAGTCGAGCCAAGAGCATGATGAGTTTGACTAA